The Aureimonas mangrovi genome includes a region encoding these proteins:
- the nikB gene encoding nickel ABC transporter permease subunit NikB yields MAGFVLRRVLLLVPMLFAASLVIFLLLRLGPSDPALDYLRLSRVPPTPQALEEARILLGLDRPIAVQYLDWLRGALQLDFGVSYATRRPVLPDLLHYLPATLQLAGVALLLTLCVSIPLGMWAARHRDRMPDQIVRLVAFVGVSMPNFWLGFLLVLFFSVHLGWLPAMGRGSWAHLIMPAIAISLMSLAINARMLRASMLEVAGQRHVIYARLRGLGERRVERSHVLRNALLPIITATGMHIGELIGGTLIIESIFGWPGIGRYAVAAIFNRDYPVIQGFALLMVAIFVICNLVVDIIYAYADPRIRLSAEGVE; encoded by the coding sequence ATGGCGGGTTTCGTCCTCCGGCGCGTCCTGCTTCTCGTGCCGATGCTGTTCGCCGCCTCGCTGGTCATCTTCCTGCTGCTGCGCCTCGGCCCCAGCGATCCGGCATTGGATTACCTGCGCCTGTCGCGCGTGCCGCCCACGCCTCAGGCGCTGGAAGAGGCCCGCATCCTTCTCGGCCTCGACCGGCCGATCGCCGTCCAGTATCTAGACTGGCTCCGGGGGGCGCTTCAGCTCGATTTCGGGGTCTCCTACGCGACGCGCAGACCGGTGCTCCCGGATCTCCTCCACTATCTGCCGGCGACGCTCCAGCTTGCCGGCGTCGCCCTTCTGCTCACACTCTGCGTGTCGATCCCGCTCGGCATGTGGGCCGCGCGTCATCGCGATCGCATGCCGGATCAGATCGTTCGCCTCGTCGCCTTCGTCGGCGTGTCGATGCCGAATTTCTGGCTCGGCTTCCTGCTGGTCCTCTTCTTCTCCGTCCATCTCGGCTGGCTCCCGGCCATGGGGCGTGGAAGCTGGGCGCATCTCATCATGCCGGCCATCGCCATCTCGCTGATGTCGCTCGCCATCAACGCGCGGATGCTGCGCGCCTCCATGCTCGAGGTGGCCGGGCAGCGCCACGTGATCTATGCGAGGCTCAGGGGCCTAGGCGAGCGGCGGGTGGAGCGCAGTCACGTCCTGCGCAACGCGCTCCTGCCCATCATCACCGCGACGGGCATGCATATCGGCGAGCTGATCGGCGGCACGCTCATCATCGAAAGCATCTTCGGCTGGCCCGGCATCGGGCGATACGCGGTCGCTGCCATCTTCAACCGCGACTATCCCGTGATCCAGGGCTTTGCGCTTCTGATGGTCGCGATCTTCGTGATCTGCAATCTCGTCGTGGACATCATCTACGCCTATGCCGACCCGCGCATCCGTCTGTCAGCGGAGGGGGTCGAGTGA
- the nikA gene encoding nickel ABC transporter substrate-binding protein, with protein MRSFPSLFLAACILSASLSASPAAERLNFSWPVNVGPLNPHLYSPNQMFAQSMVYEPLVKYQRNGTLAPWLAQSWEISEDGRVYTFHLREGVTFSNGEPFDAAAVVANIDAVLAVREQHNWLELANQIETAEALDPGTVRLTLKDAYYPILEELALPRPFRFVAPSQFVDGGTKDGIEAPIGTGPWVLQETRLGEHDLFRRNKTYWGDEPAFDEVNVKVIPDPNTRAVAMETGEIDLIYGTEGPISPDTFERFRAAGQFTTELSQPIETRVFALNTDRGPTGDLAVRRAINHAIDKDTMIATVLYGTQERADALFSPRVPYADVGLEPYAYDPEGAVRLLEDAGWAAQGDGVRERDGEPLVIELNYFGTDAVVRSIAEVIQADLARVGIGITLVGEEESSVYARQRDGRFGMILNQTWGAPFDPHAFFSSMRVPSHADYQAQLGLADKDEIDAEIGEVLTTSDEAERTALYADILTRLHEEAVYLPLTFTNIMAVARPELGAIPFGAMASDIPFEDIRPEGR; from the coding sequence GTGCGCTCGTTCCCCAGCCTCTTTCTTGCGGCCTGCATTCTCTCGGCTTCCCTGTCCGCAAGCCCGGCTGCCGAGCGCCTGAACTTCTCCTGGCCGGTGAATGTCGGCCCGCTCAATCCGCATCTCTACTCCCCGAACCAGATGTTCGCCCAGAGCATGGTTTACGAGCCCCTCGTCAAATACCAGCGTAACGGAACGCTGGCCCCCTGGCTCGCCCAGTCCTGGGAGATTTCCGAGGATGGGCGGGTGTACACCTTTCACCTGCGCGAAGGCGTCACCTTCTCGAACGGCGAGCCGTTCGACGCCGCGGCGGTGGTCGCGAACATCGATGCCGTGCTGGCGGTGAGGGAGCAGCACAACTGGCTGGAACTCGCCAATCAGATCGAGACGGCGGAAGCTCTGGACCCCGGAACGGTGCGCCTGACATTGAAGGACGCCTACTATCCGATCCTCGAGGAACTCGCCCTGCCGCGTCCTTTCCGATTTGTCGCGCCGTCGCAGTTCGTCGACGGCGGCACGAAGGACGGGATTGAGGCACCGATCGGCACCGGCCCGTGGGTTTTGCAGGAGACGCGCCTCGGCGAGCACGATCTCTTCCGGCGCAACAAAACCTATTGGGGTGACGAGCCGGCCTTCGACGAGGTGAACGTCAAGGTGATCCCGGATCCGAACACCCGCGCCGTTGCGATGGAGACGGGCGAGATCGACCTGATCTACGGCACGGAAGGCCCGATTTCGCCCGATACCTTCGAGCGCTTCAGGGCGGCGGGCCAGTTCACGACCGAGCTGTCGCAGCCGATCGAGACGCGCGTCTTCGCGCTGAACACCGATCGCGGACCGACAGGCGACCTTGCCGTGCGGCGGGCGATCAACCACGCGATCGACAAGGATACGATGATCGCGACGGTTCTCTACGGCACGCAGGAGCGCGCAGATGCCTTGTTCTCGCCGCGCGTGCCCTATGCCGATGTCGGTCTCGAACCCTACGCCTACGATCCGGAAGGGGCGGTGCGTCTGCTCGAAGACGCCGGCTGGGCCGCGCAGGGCGACGGCGTCAGGGAGCGCGATGGCGAGCCGCTCGTCATCGAGCTGAACTACTTCGGCACCGACGCGGTGGTCCGGTCGATCGCCGAAGTCATCCAGGCGGATCTCGCGCGGGTGGGCATCGGCATCACGCTTGTGGGCGAGGAGGAGAGCAGCGTCTACGCGCGCCAGCGCGACGGTCGCTTCGGCATGATCCTCAACCAGACATGGGGCGCGCCCTTCGATCCGCACGCCTTCTTCTCCTCCATGCGGGTGCCCTCCCACGCCGACTATCAGGCCCAGCTCGGCCTGGCCGACAAGGACGAGATCGACGCGGAGATCGGCGAGGTCCTGACGACGAGCGACGAGGCGGAGCGAACGGCACTCTATGCCGACATCCTGACGCGGCTTCATGAAGAGGCGGTCTATCTGCCGCTCACCTTCACCAACATCATGGCGGTCGCCCGTCCGGAACTCGGGGCGATCCCCTTCGGAGCCATGGCGAGCGACATTCCGTTCGAGGACATCCGACCCGAGGGTCGTTGA
- a CDS encoding xanthine dehydrogenase family protein molybdopterin-binding subunit produces MMSETLFPEPTGTMGQAVPRYEARAKVTGGANYPSDVRLARTVHAYLHTSRIGRGTIRGFDLEAARAVPGVIDILTHETIGGQVRPVPAIYAGGYASDSVLPLGSAEIAHWGQPIALVLAETYEAAREAANRIGVSYEEHRALAVDLNSDQASPQELEPMALAVGDFAAAYDTAPVTIDAFYTTPAQHQNPMELFATQCVWEGDRLTVYEPSQYVNNVKFGLAEQLGIDADRIRVISTYVGGAFGAKGFLTQRTALVAVAARRLGRPVKLVATREQGFTVSGYRAESRHHVQLGADRDGQLTAMRHEGWELTSRADTVAMAGVSMTARLYACPNIAGRVNAVAADRSTPGFMRAPGEMPYAFALETALDELAYELDMDPIELRRVNDTQTEPVGGLPYTSRSLMRCFDEAAAAFGWGGRSPQPGSMRDGDWLVGWGCAGAFYPAYAGDSAARVRLSADGRVHVSSAGHELGQGMYTMMAQVAAEELGVPVDRVTVALGDTDLPPAIVAGGSASTASVAPAIMAACDAIRGRLGIEAGSDVLSALEASGIGTIEEFAESRAPGNPPDSIQRLYRGAASPNGGVHLADRVQFALGAQFVEVRVHARTREIRLPRAIGAFAAGRIINPRTAHGQLVGGMIWGIGSALHEHSEIDGRNASYINANLADYLLPVNADVIDVQAIMVPEEDRLVNSAGVKGVGEIGVVGVAAAISNAVFHATGRRLRDLPIRLEHIDA; encoded by the coding sequence ATGATGAGCGAGACCCTGTTTCCAGAACCGACCGGAACCATGGGTCAGGCCGTTCCGCGCTACGAGGCGCGCGCGAAGGTGACCGGCGGCGCGAATTACCCCAGCGACGTGCGGCTCGCGCGGACCGTCCACGCCTATCTTCATACGAGCCGGATCGGACGCGGCACCATTCGCGGCTTCGATCTCGAAGCAGCAAGAGCGGTTCCGGGCGTCATCGACATCCTGACGCACGAGACGATCGGCGGTCAGGTTCGGCCGGTGCCGGCCATCTATGCCGGCGGATACGCTTCGGATTCGGTCCTGCCCCTCGGCTCGGCCGAGATCGCCCATTGGGGACAGCCGATCGCGCTCGTCCTCGCCGAAACCTACGAGGCCGCCCGCGAGGCCGCGAACCGGATCGGCGTCAGCTACGAGGAACATCGCGCACTGGCCGTGGATCTTAACTCCGACCAGGCGAGCCCGCAGGAGCTGGAGCCGATGGCCCTTGCGGTGGGGGATTTCGCGGCGGCCTATGATACGGCGCCGGTGACGATCGACGCCTTCTACACCACCCCAGCGCAACACCAGAACCCGATGGAGCTCTTCGCCACGCAATGCGTCTGGGAAGGCGATCGGCTGACCGTCTACGAGCCAAGCCAGTACGTGAACAACGTCAAGTTCGGGCTGGCCGAGCAACTCGGCATCGATGCCGACCGGATCCGTGTCATCAGTACCTATGTCGGGGGTGCATTCGGCGCTAAGGGGTTCCTGACGCAGCGCACGGCGCTGGTGGCGGTCGCCGCGCGGCGTCTCGGACGTCCTGTCAAGCTGGTTGCGACGCGCGAACAGGGTTTCACCGTTTCCGGATATCGGGCCGAGAGCCGGCACCATGTCCAGCTGGGGGCCGACCGTGACGGCCAGCTCACGGCGATGCGGCACGAAGGATGGGAACTGACCTCGCGTGCCGACACGGTCGCGATGGCGGGGGTGTCAATGACGGCGAGGCTTTACGCCTGCCCGAACATCGCGGGGCGGGTGAACGCCGTTGCTGCAGATCGCTCGACCCCCGGCTTCATGCGAGCGCCCGGCGAGATGCCCTACGCCTTCGCGCTGGAGACGGCATTGGACGAGCTTGCCTATGAACTCGACATGGACCCGATCGAGTTGCGCCGCGTCAACGATACGCAGACCGAGCCGGTCGGCGGTCTGCCTTACACGAGCCGCTCGCTGATGCGCTGCTTCGACGAGGCTGCCGCGGCCTTCGGATGGGGCGGGCGGTCGCCGCAGCCCGGATCGATGCGGGATGGTGATTGGCTGGTCGGATGGGGATGCGCCGGCGCCTTCTATCCGGCCTATGCCGGCGATTCGGCAGCGCGTGTCCGGCTCTCGGCGGACGGGCGGGTGCACGTCTCGAGCGCGGGGCACGAACTCGGCCAGGGCATGTACACGATGATGGCTCAGGTGGCGGCCGAGGAGCTGGGCGTTCCCGTCGATCGGGTGACGGTCGCGCTCGGTGATACGGACCTTCCCCCCGCCATCGTCGCGGGGGGATCGGCGTCGACGGCCAGCGTCGCGCCCGCCATCATGGCCGCATGCGACGCCATCCGCGGGCGCCTCGGCATCGAAGCCGGTTCCGACGTTCTGTCGGCGCTGGAGGCTTCAGGTATCGGAACGATCGAGGAATTCGCCGAGTCGCGCGCCCCCGGCAACCCGCCGGACAGCATCCAACGCCTCTATCGTGGAGCGGCGAGCCCCAACGGTGGCGTGCATCTTGCCGATCGCGTCCAGTTCGCCCTGGGAGCCCAGTTCGTCGAGGTTCGCGTCCATGCGCGCACGCGCGAGATTCGTCTGCCGCGCGCTATCGGCGCCTTCGCCGCGGGTCGGATCATCAACCCCCGCACGGCCCACGGTCAACTCGTCGGCGGCATGATCTGGGGCATCGGGTCCGCGCTCCACGAGCACAGTGAGATCGACGGACGGAACGCGAGTTACATCAACGCGAACCTTGCGGATTATCTCCTGCCAGTGAACGCCGACGTCATCGATGTGCAGGCGATCATGGTCCCGGAGGAAGATCGGCTCGTGAACAGTGCGGGTGTGAAGGGTGTGGGGGAGATCGGAGTCGTCGGTGTCGCGGCAGCCATTTCCAACGCCGTGTTCCACGCCACCGGACGACGCCTCCGCGATCTCCCGATCAGACTTGAGCACATCGACGCCTGA
- the nikR gene encoding nickel-responsive transcriptional regulator NikR, with the protein MQRMTITIDDELMGELDRMIERDGYPNRSEAIRDLTRLGLRTAAQKAGEVGECVGVLSYVYDHEARDLARRLTTSHHHHRDISVASLHVHLDASRCLEISVLKGQGDEVRHFADTIISQRAVAYGELKIVPQPGSAR; encoded by the coding sequence TTGCAACGCATGACGATCACCATCGACGACGAATTGATGGGCGAGCTCGACCGGATGATCGAGCGCGACGGTTATCCCAACCGGTCCGAGGCGATCCGGGATCTAACAAGGCTGGGCCTGCGGACGGCCGCACAGAAGGCCGGCGAAGTCGGAGAGTGCGTCGGCGTTCTCAGCTACGTCTACGATCACGAGGCACGGGATCTAGCTCGCCGCCTGACGACATCCCATCACCATCACCGCGATATCTCCGTCGCGTCGCTTCATGTCCATCTGGATGCATCTCGGTGTCTGGAAATCAGCGTGCTCAAGGGACAGGGCGACGAGGTGCGACACTTCGCCGACACGATCATCTCGCAGCGTGCCGTCGCCTATGGCGAACTCAAGATCGTTCCGCAGCCGGGCAGCGCGAGGTGA